The genomic stretch AAGAAGTAAGAGGGTGCTGGACCATTTTTAGCTTCGTAGGCAAGTATGGGTGTTGGTGCTGCGCTTTGGATCATGAGGTGCATTCAGAGGTGGACCTGCCAACCTGCTGTAGTCCAATCtcgaaaaaaaaacacacagaacaaTTTGAGCAGCCCgggtggataaaaaaaaatggctgaatCCTTCTGACGTTGTAGAGAAGAAACGTCAGAAGATCGTCCAGGTTGCGCCAAGATTGCGAGAGACCAGAGAATCGTGTAGACGTCCAGCACTTCAGCCCGGATATCCGTAAAAACCACAACGATCCTGACAAGACTAGAATCTCTAAAAAACCTGCACAATTCTCTTCATAAAGATCTGAAATCGTTGTGGTGGATCTCAAATTCCAGGAAGGAATTTCCAAacgggtgttttttttttcagggacataatcacattttttaatctTAAACTATTATTCAGCATCATTTCTtcatgtttttatgaagatgaaattaaaatattgacTGGTGCATCTAAGGAATCATAGTGGGTCAGCTTCAACACCGTATTTAAAATCCTGATCTCGGGAAAAAAacgtgaaatatatatatatatatatatatatatatatatatatatatatatatataaaaatataaacaagtaaaaatctgtttaaagagacccaataaacacaaagatCAGTATGACTACTGAGGACCTCTGCCAACCACGTGACCTTATCAGGTTTGCTAGGTACCTTAAACcaattatgtataaatatagatattatgtattaatatatcGATAATATTTGTGTGAGGATGAAACTGAAATGTAATATATCTATaagaattttatttgtattattattattattattatttatagctgAGATCACGTTCTAACTTGGGCTCGCAGACGCGAGAGTATAACCCCCCCTCCCTACAAGTACTCCAAGTCCCGCCTCCTGCGTGATGATTGGCGGGATGCTCGAGAGACTCGCAGGCAATTGGATGGTTGAGGGGAGTGATGCGTCACGCAGCCAATCGATTCGCGGGAAATCGCGGATAGTCGACATACCGAAATTGCGTGTCGGGTTATGGTGTAAAAACGACACATCAGTTTATAGatgtacacaaaaaaacccacgaAATGACCAATTTGCCACCAGAGTAGGCAAAATAGGGAAAAACACGATGCCAGCAAAGCTTCTCATCATGAAGGAGGAGGAATGGGGGGAACGTCTTCCCAGCTAGCTCATTTGGATAAacgcaataaaatattttacatacaaaatTGACCCAAGTACCTTTCAGTACccgtttcagaaccggtttccTTCCCCAAGTCGGTCCGTTTGattgcgcttttttttttggtccaatTTTGCTAATGTGTCTGGAAAACAGCACCTTCCTCTtccttagcaaaaaaaaaaaaaaaacgcgatGCGTGTGTCACTTATAAGCTCCTCCCACCGGATCCAGCCCAACTCGCATCCTATTGGCTACGTCGCGCACTACGTAGTGCGCACACCACGTGGTTTACCAGACGCCGGAGTGCACTCGTTTGAGGGTTGGAAGGAACTGATTGGGATGGAAGCATGGAGGACCTTGAAAACCAGGGGGAGATGGAGGAAAGAGTAGGAGGGGAGTAAGATGTCAGGGCAAAGACAACACAGCATCAGAGCAGAGAATAACATGATTATATCATTATGAAAGTAGAGATACGCTCGGTAcactccagttgtgtcccacctcatgaagattatggacctttaaagaagtagatgcccacaaacatcccaTTTTGATGTTGAGCTAAtcaagttgctcagtagctcctagttccacaatgtcaactgactgtataagactgtagaaaggaacATTACTtctaatcacactcttgatatcacccaaatgaggatgggttccccttttgagtctggttcctctcaaggtttcttcctcataacatctaagggatacacaacttcttcttcttcttcttcttctttcggctgcttccgtTAGGTGttaccacagtggatcatccgtctccatcccccccccgtcctctacatctgtctctttcaaaccaacgaCCTGCATGTCtacttcaccacatccataaacctcatccTTGGCcttctcatttcctccttcctggtggctccatcctcagcattttcctactgatataccccatgtccctcctctgcacatgtccaaaccatctcaatcgcacctccctcaccttgtctccaaaaggtcctacatgcgctgtccctctaataaactcatttcttattctgtccatcgtcatcactcccaacgaaaacctcaacatcttcagctctgctacctccagctctacctcctgtcttttactcaatgccactgtctctaaaccatacaacatctcaggtctcaccacagtcctataaactttccctttcactctcacagatactcttctatcacaaatcactcctgcgatcactcttctccacccactccaccctgcctgcactcttttcttcacttctcgtacacactctccattactttacactgttgaccccaggaacctgaactcttccaccttcttcacctcttctcagtgcaaccgcaccactccactgccctccctctcattcataaacacacataattccctttaatttttaaattctgtaattctgagacaatgtccattgtgaaaagctcaatagaaataaatttgacttgacttgactcttatGGTACTCTCAGCACTCCAATcaattaatataatgatataaatgagtcaaacactgattgatatctattacaattatcatgagcccaaaaacattttaactacTTCAGAAAATCCAATAaggtcacgggtgttgtggcaaaagtagacatttctgtacatgtatttattatgtatgtGAGGCAGGTAATCACTGAGATTCAAGTGTGTGTGGAAAGTGATGAAGGAgagagacggcagagagcgccccctgtctgctttctttatttcacaaaagcacagcgtgttattatgagtgtacacaaataaaattagacccTCTACAGATTCGAATGTAGAATTGCTCTTATTTGTACGATCTAAAAACACAGTCATTTAAGTTATTTTTCGGCGTTATGAGGAACAAATGACAAAACGCGCCGAGgagtttgtcgaccccagaagGTTGTCTGCTCTAAATCTCAACctaaatctcagtgaatacttccCTCACGGACAtggtaaatatatttatagaaagctcgaaatgtctacttttaaagaaaaaaaaaacattgaaaacaaatattctctgattctgtaatcagtatgaaagttagaagaggtacagtttctctggtatcacctcattaatagtccgtgtggaaacatagcaaaggttccggtttgttgttttgatgatttgctttattttaatcatcatcacaccagaatttctttaaaacatttacaagtatattttgtcttcatgctccatgttggGTTTGGTTTCACtcataataaacatataattgGATATAGCATCGATATTtgtccatggccatgttgattgtattaaaaacttgaaaagtattaatttaaggtacatttagaactgataaaaatgtgcaattgagTTGCAGTTAATTGCTAGTTAGCTCACgccaatcatgtgattaatcgcgattaaatatttcgAATCAATTGATGTCAGGCCCAGTTACCAGCATTAcattaaaacaggtagtagtaaaggctactttttacttaaatacatgtcagggcccaaacttctttactctAACTTAAGTAAAATCAGTACTCTAACTTTTAACAGAGTCTTTAAAAACTTGAGTGTATCTACTTTTACTtaagaatgtgtgtacttttgccatgtCTGGACACAATGCACATGCAATCTGATTGTCATTGTTTACTTTAGTGCTTGTTAATATGAACATCCCACAATAGAGCCatttatgttcatttatatataacgTAATGATGGTAGATTTATGAATTTATGGAtgtatttaccttttttatatGATAAACCATATGTGAATGAACATGTGCAGATCTCCATTGATTAAATAAGCATAACTGAAAATGCCTTTCTTGCTTCTCTTACCAGAAACACCCCCCTCCATCTTCGCTGTATGAAACCTGAACCCAGTGAGGGTCCTACACACTCGTACAACCAGTATTAAGCTAAAGCTTTTAAGAAACCCATAGATCTAGTTTGCTCAGCTGGGATGAATTCacatcaatttaaaaataattgcactttgttctataattcatacattctgtaaagctgctttgagacactatccattgttaaaagtgcttttgAAATAAGTCAGACAGACACCAAATTCTAGAATTCCTCATGCCTGTGAGTTGTTCAAGTATGTCCTGATtcatcttttttatcttttctcctcctcccaAAACATTCTCACCCTCTTCACCCCACTGATTACTTGAGAGGATCAACTATACCTGATCAATACAGTGCAGCTGCTTAAGAAGTCCAGCagtgactctttttttttaaaaggggtAAATATTAACCAGAGCCTCCTCGACCTGCCCTGAGAGCTCAGGCTTTGAGGAAGCACAGCGTGAAATGTGAACACCAGAGCCATGAAGGAGCAGAATTTTAAGTAAGTGTTTTCCACACGAATCTCTGTAAAAGCATCAACTAAAAGAAAACATGCCTAAACATTTTTCAAAGGTTTGAATGTATGTATGGTTGGATTTTTCAAATTCTCTACAAGATCTTTCCAGTAATTGATCAATGACCAACGTTTTTTCATCAGGGTTACATTTTTCTCCACTTCAGGACTCCACCAAATCAATTCCTTTTAACTCGTGCGTTACACTTTTGCAAGTACCGATTGTGTTGATTTGCTCTTTTCTTGCTCGTCTTCAGGATGCCACTGGATGTCAAGCTCAGTGTTTACTTCTGTCTCGTTATCGTTTCGTCACTCGCTCATTCGCTGTACGGTGCAGTCGGATCGACAGAAGACACCGATCGGGTCACGCCTACAGAGGAGCTTTTAGAGGAGGCTTTCGAAGAGCAAGTAAGAAACATTTGTTGAAAATACAAAACCCGAACTTCTGcaaacacgcaaacacacagacatccaCATGGCCTTATCTAGGACACGCTGACGCAATTAATCCAGATCCATAAAGAGTTTTAGTGCCTTGCTTGAAAGTAATAAGGTTTAATGATATAATTAGAGCAAATGTTATACCTTGTGTAATCCATCATcaaagcagtggtggacagtaaggaagtaaatgtaatttgcttctctacttaagtagctttttcaagTATTTCAATTTGGgcagactttaacttcactacatttcaaaataaaatatcttactttttagtACATTTTGAGAAATCAGTCATACTGTTTGATTTATGAGCCTTATGTCCTGATTTatgtccttgccacagtcggcccaggctgctcatcagggataaatacacatcattagAAGTATATAGTATACAGTAACCCCCCCGCGAAAAACcacgataaacggacgccaccctaaaaatgctattttatgtatacggtactgtactgtataaacgtttgacttcattttataattaataattatattttttattaatacatttcattatttcaacataaaactccataaaaacaattccctataagttttttggtctatcgtgttATCTGCAAGAGACAAACTAATtatttatgtggcaaatgcagtTCCGAGATAAACCCGGGGGCgccagattcgaaccgcggtaaagcgggggattactgtatatagaaataaacttcaaacTTGAAAATCCAGACATGTCTGCATTAATCACAGGGGACAAGGAAAGAATGCTTCAAGACTCTTCTTAAGATGGTAGAACTGAAATGGTGGAACAGACGTCCACTTAATGTCCAAATACCTGTGTCTTCAAATGGTGTCTAAACATCTACCCCTTCCAACAGTACCTAAAATAAACCAGTAtcaggatttattttttgactTCAAAACAAAGGCTCTGGGATatgggcgtctgccaaatgccataaatgttaatgtgaTCATTTTTGGAACAAAATATCACACCTTCTTGACATCTACCATCTTCTGTAAGGGCTACTACCTTCAGCGTCTCTTCTTGGAGTACGGCAGAAACGGAACTCTGACCTATGAAGGTCTGCAGAACTTACTGGGCAGCCTGGGATTGGGCGAGGTCAGCGTCCTGGAGATCAAACACGGCGTGGTCAAGCATTCCTTTCCGGGTTTGGCTCATATTCACCAGCACTTGAAAGaagaccatcatcatcaccctgtTCCTCATCAGCCTTCGAGCACAGCAGCATTCAACAAGTAAGAGCTCCAAATTTTAGTCCGGAAATCATGTACAATTTTGTGGGTTTGAAGGTTTGAATTAAATCATGGCACAGCAGGTGGAATTGTTCGAAGTTAGAGATGTTTGTGGTTCAATTTCCAAAAAATTGATCTGCATTAATCAGATTTTGAGAGGTTTTTCTTCTATAAGGACTCTGATTTGTTGGCATTTGTGCTTGGAATTGTCTTGGTCTTGGGCATTGAACCAAGCGTAAAAGCTTGTCttttattatacagtttttctcagttgctttggagtgtTTATCAGATcggaaatgaaattctcaaaactgctGTTTCCGACATTATCACTTGTTCATGTCATGTTCATCAAAATActgtttcacctgaatagtctgAACCCCTAAAACATCTAGGCATCAGtacattgaatgcaaaatggttaaatcagatgaatcttgaatgtcactaatgaaggcgagtgaacggcaccagaatcatccttaatatttgtaacacatttacaaaaaaaaagtttaatataaatgttagaTGACAGATGTTGACAACTGATTTAACAATTCTGCATTCAATGACGTATACAaagaactgatgctgagatgtttttggggttaaaacgtttcaggtgaaaccagtatcatatattttgatcaacatgaacataaacaactgatgaTGTAGGAAACAGAAGACACTTGTACACGATCAATTAAATggatgtacaaaagcattcgcaatttgatcaaagcaacaagaaacgttcttatgatgagcacaagtgactaaatgatgtggaggttgaacaggtagttttgagaatttcatctgctccaaagcaactgagaaaaggTTTGCTTAATAGGTATCATCTATATCATACATATCATTGAAGTATcatttttgaaactttttttaggtttattgcAAACATTTGATTTTACATTGATTTCACACAGACTCTCTGAGCTGGAGACCAACCGAGCAAAACCAACGACAACCGCACCCGCTGTCAAAGCGGTGATGCCTCGATCTCCACATCTGGAAGCTGATTTACAACCTACTGCTTCTCTTGCTGGCGAAAAACCTTCTCACTTGTCTGATCATCCGACAAAGAACCACCTCCATGAGAACGTAAGTGCTAACTGTGAAAGTGTGCACCATAAAGTAACCCGAACGATCAAAGTTCACAACTGATAGCTGTGATCAAAGGTGTCACCTGATCAGAGAGAAATTCAAATCGCAGATTAGAAGAGATAGCAGCTGCCTGTAGGTCGTTTAAGCTTCATTATAGGTAGTCAATCATAGCCATGTGACCGAAGCGTTCGTCCTCTCGTCTCTTTCCTTCTGTACTCTGTTCAGTGTCTGAACGTCACGCAGCTGCTGTGGAACTTCGGTTTGGATCGAGCGTCTCACATCACCCCGGCTCACTTCACCTTCCTCTGTCCTGCCCTGCTGTATCAGATAGACAGCGGCGTGTGTCTTCGCcacacagatctccacaaagaGGAAGATGGAAATAGCGTGGCTTTTCTTAAAGGTGATCAGCCACTGCATGTACATGTCCTGAATAACCATGTCTCGCTCCCTGGAGGAGACTGATATAAAAAACAATCAGATGGATCAGATTTACAGATTAAATGGATTCTACAATCCAAACAACATGAAATGATCGTAAAAATAAAGTCTGAAATGCTTTTACTGCTGCTGTGCAGGATTATTCCACTGAGAACTGATACAAACAAAAACTGTaacatcattaataataatgaaataaaataaaacagtaaattgTGAAAATCATGTCACAGAAGCAGGCAAGTAGTGTCAAATACAAACATGTGTCTCTCTGAGTAAAGAATAACCAAATGTAACTAAAGGAAACCATAGATTTCAACACATTTGAGCATAAAtacaataagaaagaaagaaagaaagaaagaaagaaagaaagaaagaaagaaagaaagaaagaaagaaagaaagagtggatAGATGAAAGATAAAGGAAATATTGACTGATGTAAGAATGGATGTAATTATAGATAAATAGgtagaagaaaggaagaaagaaaggaagaaagaaagaaagaaagaaagaaagaaagaaagaaagaaagaaagaaagaaagaaagaaagaaagaaactgaatAAAAGAACGaaataatctaaaaagaaactttgaaataaacaaacaaatgaagaaagaaagaaagaaagaaagaaagaaagaaagggtggATAGATGAAAGATAAAGGATGGATTGACTGATGTAAGAATGGATGTAATTATAGATAAATAcgtagaaaaagaaagaaagaaagaaagaaagaaagaaagaaagaaagaattatagAAAGAAACTGAATAAAAGAACTAAAGAATCTAAAAAGAAActtagaaagaaacaaacaaataaacaaacaaaggatggatggatagatggaaggaaggaaggaaggaaggaaggaaggaaggaaggaaggaaggaaggaaggaaggaaggaaggaagaaaaatgaatggATATAATGATGAATGGATataaggatggatggatggatggatggatggatggatggatggatggatagatagatagatagatagatagatagatagatggatggatggatggatggatggatggatggatggatgtgagaGTATGTTATTATGGTTTCAGGTGTCTGTAAGGCAGTACATGTATATGTAGATCAGTGATTAATCTGACAGAAATACCCTGTGTCACggttttcagccaatcagaatggagGAAATAAATACAGTAGTAGTTATACAGTGTATTATTAGGCATTTCAGGCTAAAGAGTTGTGACTGTGTATATATTTCCTCTTAGCTCTGGGTTGGGCTTCTGTGGCACTGCTTGTAATCAGTATGCCATCCCTCATGGCCCTCGGAATGACTCCCCTGATACCAGCTGCAGCCCTCCGGACCTTCCTGTGCCCCATGGCGGCCATGGCAGTGGGCACTCTGTGTGGAGACGCTCTGCTGCACCTAATGCCTCATGTAAgtaatcatctatctatctatctatctatctatctatctatctatctatctatctatctatctatctatctatctgtctgtctgtctgtctgtctgtctgtctgtctgtctgtctgtctgtctgtctgtctgtctgtctgtctgtctgtctgtctgtctctgtctgtctgtctgtctgtctgtctgtctgtctgtctgtctgtctgtctgtctgtctgtctgtctgtctgtctgtctgtctgtctgtctgtctttttctgggacaaagagacaaaatgtattttcttttttgacattttataacaACCTAATCGAGCGATTACATTTCTCAGAAGTCTATATACATCTAGTTATATCTatgtaaagtgtttgtgtgtgtgtgtctgtgtctgtgtgtgtgtgtgtgtgtgtgtgtgtgtgtgtgtgtgtgagtgtgtttgagaggCTAGAAGTGATTATAACACAACAGTAAGAGCATAAAGGCTGAAAGAGTTGAAATGGCAAACATTAACCTGTCGTTTTAATCCTATTTTTATGTTTCAGAAGTTTGATAAGTGGTGCATTAGAGCTTGAATATGTAAATGAAATTGTGTTtaactcgtgtgtgtgtgtgtgtgtgtgtgtcaggcgaACTCAGGGCCGCACATGGATCACCACGATGCAGTGTTAAAGGGACTAAGTGTACTCGGTGGTCTCTACTTGCTCTTTGTTTTTGAGAGTGTGCTTGGTCTCAGGCACAGCTATAAGGTGAGCATccttcactacactacacaacagaacacacacacacacacacacacacacacacacacacacacacacacacacacacacgaaacacTTCTTTTAATAAGTAAAGGAGGCTGTGAATTTGTTTGACATATTTAGAGGTTTGTTtttcccttttgttttttttacagaaatcaaagaaaagaaagcagcaTTTAACAGAGGGCCGAGAGATGGAGGCGCTGGAGGGTAAGATTGGGGGAATTTAGGATAATCAAATTTTAAAACCTTGAAAACctgcaaaataaacacaacCCCAAATTCCACACAAATCTatgacattaattaa from Silurus meridionalis isolate SWU-2019-XX chromosome 16, ASM1480568v1, whole genome shotgun sequence encodes the following:
- the slc39a5 gene encoding zinc transporter ZIP5, which produces MKEQNFKMPLDVKLSVYFCLVIVSSLAHSLYGAVGSTEDTDRVTPTEELLEEAFEEQGYYLQRLFLEYGRNGTLTYEGLQNLLGSLGLGEVSVLEIKHGVVKHSFPGLAHIHQHLKEDHHHHPVPHQPSSTAAFNKLSELETNRAKPTTTAPAVKAVMPRSPHLEADLQPTASLAGEKPSHLSDHPTKNHLHENCLNVTQLLWNFGLDRASHITPAHFTFLCPALLYQIDSGVCLRHTDLHKEEDGNSVAFLKALGWASVALLVISMPSLMALGMTPLIPAAALRTFLCPMAAMAVGTLCGDALLHLMPHANSGPHMDHHDAVLKGLSVLGGLYLLFVFESVLGLRHSYKKSKKRKQHLTEGREMEALEGSSAPEHSGIPESGHGHSHTPPNRSLSDLRTIAWMVVMGDGIHNLTDGLAIGVAFSQSLTGGLSTTIAVFCHELPHELGDLAVLLAAGWPVRRLALFSLLSALLGYIGVLTGTVLGHHWAQHSPWILTLTAGVFLYIALTDMMPEMLHGDQGSASPLGRFLLQGIGLLAGGAIMLCIALFEENLSVNLGDG